The following proteins are encoded in a genomic region of Oncorhynchus keta strain PuntledgeMale-10-30-2019 chromosome 6, Oket_V2, whole genome shotgun sequence:
- the LOC118385045 gene encoding serine/arginine repetitive matrix protein 1-like isoform X1, with product MISRTSAKIHLVPSSVIIQCIPKMVRPYSGPPRFKPRPYSDAYNMPHEENYSPHPRSQRGFRGHSGKVPPSWRDSRGRGRAHFAKRPPLMGERRPPLMGERRPPLMGEQRERPFNQWRSQNQDSFNTYPSQTEPHHGHRRPSPSGPNRPPPAQHRSSPHTPGQGPQGQRGALIHGNHSGYRSPSPRHYHNQPPDRRPQPSQSPHSSFRGPHKRPSPSPEEDRSWGVRPPYSPRERQFERPGRRGMRWNGPGPIPQPHNGERGPSGSPQRKPRDFHGRDPYPERWSAERDPRQQHGVVGREREGSGRRSAEWAQEGSPHHPPHRSTTWKGGWSSSSFHENSPQARPSGPPHKRKFQERGIPPAGPDVEHGHPKRPRREIPHYFNTPRGFGGRPLSFRDKSRLLKGRKMRAESVMRLKVPPPQPQGAEIHEEEGPHTSRGNAPSKFALRRERFQANAGPLRKRPMPHQSPPNPEANSTKSSRDSESQKEQVDSQRALSTHSPSSIDKRLARDLVVVSQWQAPGTNSSSKDSPPRDRSRTPKNRTERCYNSDEQLTLNERFSKIHDSSPSPSPRDRRYAERPTNVPQENHRPERLFRKPGPPRSSFRPTSPNRKPGPPPQRRPGHEPPGPFRKPLMGGFVPRPFSQRPVFRKSQSILSKYRNMPTMRQHVPPPNRGSNYRRW from the exons ATGATTAGCAGGACGTCGGCCAAAATTCATCTCGTTCCATCTTCTGTT ATTATTCAGTGTATCCCAAAGATGGTCAGACCTTACTCCGGACCTCCTCGGTTCAAACCCAG GCCCTACTCTGATGCCTACAACATGCCACATGAAGAGAATTACAGCCCCCACCCCAGGAGTCAGAGAGGATTCCGGGGCCACTCAGGAAAGGTCCCTCCAAGCTGGAGAGATTCCAGAGGCAGAGGACGTGCTCACTTTGCCAAAAGGCCCCCACTGATGGGAGAACGGAGACCCCCACTGATGGGAGAACGGAGGCCCCCACTGATGGGAGAACAGAGGGAGCGACCTTTCAATCAGTGGAGGTCCCAAAACCAGGATTCCTTCAACACATACCCCTCCCAAACGGAGCCCCATCATGGCCACAGGAGGCCTTCCCCTTCCGGGCCAAACCGTCCCCCCCCAGCTCAGCATAGGTCCTCCCCGCATACTCCTGGACAAGGGCCCCAGGGCCAGAGGGGTGCACTTATCCATGGAAACCACTCAGGTTACAGATCCCCCTCACCACGCCATTATCATAACCAACCTCCTGACAGGAGGCCACAACCCTCACAGTCCCCCCACAGTTCCTTCAGGGGCCCTCACAAGCGCCCAAGTCCGTCTCCCGAAGAGGACAGGAGCTGGGGTGTCCGGCCACCTTATAGTCCCAGGGAGAGGCAGTTTGAGCGCCCAGGTCGCAGGGGGATGCGCTGGAATGGGCCAGGGCCCATTCCCCAACCACACAATGGTGAACGTGGGCCCTCTGGCTCCCCCCAGAGAAAGCCACGGGATTTTCATGGCAGAGATCCTTATCCAGAGAG GTGGTCTGCTGAGCGAGATCCCAGGCAGCAGCATGGAGTGGTGGGAAGGGAGCGGGAGGGTAGCGGACGCCGCAGCGCTGAGTGGGCACAGGAAGGCAGCCCTCACCACCCTCCCCACAGATCCACCACATGGAAAGGAGGTTGGTCGTCGTCCTCTTTCCACGAGAACAGCCCTCAGGCAAGGCCAAGTGGACCACCACACAAGAGGAAGTTCCAGGAGCGTGGGATCCCTCCTGCAGGCCCTGATGTCGAGCATGGTCACCCAAAGCGCCCTCGCAGAGAGATTCCACATTACTTCAACACCCCTAGGGGATTTGGCGGCCGTCCCTTGTCATTCAGGGACAAGAGTCGTTTGCTGAAGGGGCGTAAAATGAGAGCGGAGTCGGTGATGAGGCTCAAAGTACCTCCACCTCAGCCCCAAGGAGCAGAGATCCATGAAGAGGAAGGGCCTCATACGTCCAGGGGAAATGCGCCATCCAAGTTTGCTCTTCGGAGGGAGCGTTTCCAAGCAAACGCTGGCCCACTGAGGAAGAGGCCGATGCCCCATCAATCACCCCCCAACCCAGAAGCCAATTCAACCAAGTCTTCCAGGGACTCAGAGTCACAGAAGGAACAAGTGGACTCTCAGCGAGCCTTGAGCACACACAG CCCTTCCTCTATAGACAAACGGCTGGCTCGTGACCTAGTCGTTGTGTCCCAGTGGCAGGCACCTGGAACTAACTCAAGCTCAAAGGACAGCCCCCCAAGGGATAGAAGTAGGACACCAAAAAACAGAACTG AGCGCTGTTACAATTCAGATGAACAACTTACGCTGAATGAACGTTTCTCTAAAATTCATGACTCCAGTCCTTCCCCTTCACCAAGAGACCGGAGATATGCAGAAAG GCCAACGAACGTGCCACAGGAGAACCACAGACCTGAAAGACTCTTCAGGAAACCAGGACCACCG AGATCAAGCTTCCGTCCCACTAGCCCAAATCGCAAACCAGGTCCTCCTCCTCAGAGAAGACCAGGCCATGAACCGCCTGGTCCCTTTAGGAAGCCACTCATG GGAGGCTTTGTGCCACGTCCTTTCTCTCAAAGGCCAGTGTTCAGGAAGAGCCAGAGCATCCTGTCCAAATACCGTAACATGCCGACGATGCGTCAACATGTACCCCCCCCCAACAGAGGGTCTAATTATCGCCGCTGGTGA
- the LOC118385045 gene encoding serine/arginine repetitive matrix protein 1-like isoform X2: protein MVRPYSGPPRFKPRPYSDAYNMPHEENYSPHPRSQRGFRGHSGKVPPSWRDSRGRGRAHFAKRPPLMGERRPPLMGERRPPLMGEQRERPFNQWRSQNQDSFNTYPSQTEPHHGHRRPSPSGPNRPPPAQHRSSPHTPGQGPQGQRGALIHGNHSGYRSPSPRHYHNQPPDRRPQPSQSPHSSFRGPHKRPSPSPEEDRSWGVRPPYSPRERQFERPGRRGMRWNGPGPIPQPHNGERGPSGSPQRKPRDFHGRDPYPERWSAERDPRQQHGVVGREREGSGRRSAEWAQEGSPHHPPHRSTTWKGGWSSSSFHENSPQARPSGPPHKRKFQERGIPPAGPDVEHGHPKRPRREIPHYFNTPRGFGGRPLSFRDKSRLLKGRKMRAESVMRLKVPPPQPQGAEIHEEEGPHTSRGNAPSKFALRRERFQANAGPLRKRPMPHQSPPNPEANSTKSSRDSESQKEQVDSQRALSTHSPSSIDKRLARDLVVVSQWQAPGTNSSSKDSPPRDRSRTPKNRTERCYNSDEQLTLNERFSKIHDSSPSPSPRDRRYAERPTNVPQENHRPERLFRKPGPPRSSFRPTSPNRKPGPPPQRRPGHEPPGPFRKPLMGGFVPRPFSQRPVFRKSQSILSKYRNMPTMRQHVPPPNRGSNYRRW, encoded by the exons ATGGTCAGACCTTACTCCGGACCTCCTCGGTTCAAACCCAG GCCCTACTCTGATGCCTACAACATGCCACATGAAGAGAATTACAGCCCCCACCCCAGGAGTCAGAGAGGATTCCGGGGCCACTCAGGAAAGGTCCCTCCAAGCTGGAGAGATTCCAGAGGCAGAGGACGTGCTCACTTTGCCAAAAGGCCCCCACTGATGGGAGAACGGAGACCCCCACTGATGGGAGAACGGAGGCCCCCACTGATGGGAGAACAGAGGGAGCGACCTTTCAATCAGTGGAGGTCCCAAAACCAGGATTCCTTCAACACATACCCCTCCCAAACGGAGCCCCATCATGGCCACAGGAGGCCTTCCCCTTCCGGGCCAAACCGTCCCCCCCCAGCTCAGCATAGGTCCTCCCCGCATACTCCTGGACAAGGGCCCCAGGGCCAGAGGGGTGCACTTATCCATGGAAACCACTCAGGTTACAGATCCCCCTCACCACGCCATTATCATAACCAACCTCCTGACAGGAGGCCACAACCCTCACAGTCCCCCCACAGTTCCTTCAGGGGCCCTCACAAGCGCCCAAGTCCGTCTCCCGAAGAGGACAGGAGCTGGGGTGTCCGGCCACCTTATAGTCCCAGGGAGAGGCAGTTTGAGCGCCCAGGTCGCAGGGGGATGCGCTGGAATGGGCCAGGGCCCATTCCCCAACCACACAATGGTGAACGTGGGCCCTCTGGCTCCCCCCAGAGAAAGCCACGGGATTTTCATGGCAGAGATCCTTATCCAGAGAG GTGGTCTGCTGAGCGAGATCCCAGGCAGCAGCATGGAGTGGTGGGAAGGGAGCGGGAGGGTAGCGGACGCCGCAGCGCTGAGTGGGCACAGGAAGGCAGCCCTCACCACCCTCCCCACAGATCCACCACATGGAAAGGAGGTTGGTCGTCGTCCTCTTTCCACGAGAACAGCCCTCAGGCAAGGCCAAGTGGACCACCACACAAGAGGAAGTTCCAGGAGCGTGGGATCCCTCCTGCAGGCCCTGATGTCGAGCATGGTCACCCAAAGCGCCCTCGCAGAGAGATTCCACATTACTTCAACACCCCTAGGGGATTTGGCGGCCGTCCCTTGTCATTCAGGGACAAGAGTCGTTTGCTGAAGGGGCGTAAAATGAGAGCGGAGTCGGTGATGAGGCTCAAAGTACCTCCACCTCAGCCCCAAGGAGCAGAGATCCATGAAGAGGAAGGGCCTCATACGTCCAGGGGAAATGCGCCATCCAAGTTTGCTCTTCGGAGGGAGCGTTTCCAAGCAAACGCTGGCCCACTGAGGAAGAGGCCGATGCCCCATCAATCACCCCCCAACCCAGAAGCCAATTCAACCAAGTCTTCCAGGGACTCAGAGTCACAGAAGGAACAAGTGGACTCTCAGCGAGCCTTGAGCACACACAG CCCTTCCTCTATAGACAAACGGCTGGCTCGTGACCTAGTCGTTGTGTCCCAGTGGCAGGCACCTGGAACTAACTCAAGCTCAAAGGACAGCCCCCCAAGGGATAGAAGTAGGACACCAAAAAACAGAACTG AGCGCTGTTACAATTCAGATGAACAACTTACGCTGAATGAACGTTTCTCTAAAATTCATGACTCCAGTCCTTCCCCTTCACCAAGAGACCGGAGATATGCAGAAAG GCCAACGAACGTGCCACAGGAGAACCACAGACCTGAAAGACTCTTCAGGAAACCAGGACCACCG AGATCAAGCTTCCGTCCCACTAGCCCAAATCGCAAACCAGGTCCTCCTCCTCAGAGAAGACCAGGCCATGAACCGCCTGGTCCCTTTAGGAAGCCACTCATG GGAGGCTTTGTGCCACGTCCTTTCTCTCAAAGGCCAGTGTTCAGGAAGAGCCAGAGCATCCTGTCCAAATACCGTAACATGCCGACGATGCGTCAACATGTACCCCCCCCCAACAGAGGGTCTAATTATCGCCGCTGGTGA